From one Salvelinus alpinus chromosome 14, SLU_Salpinus.1, whole genome shotgun sequence genomic stretch:
- the LOC139539113 gene encoding transcription factor CP2-like protein 1 isoform X1 has protein sequence MLFWHNQPEPYHQHSTASYIRDALAPFLKHEEERHATENGAKWSPFQYVLCAATSPAVKQQEETLTYLNQGQSYEIRMLNRKLVEYTDISSKYVKVTPQPSSFHFGGWVGAIFEDLSIVRVVFHDRRLQYSEHQQLEGWRWNRPGDRILDVDTPLSVGVVEPRAHPLQLNTIEFLWDPVKNASVFIQVNCISTEFTPRKHGGEKGVPFRIQIDTFTQNEHGEYLEHMHSSSCQVKVFKPKGADRKLKTDREKIDKKSHQDREKYQSSHETTMLTECSPWPDAPNLGSTNNTPSPVYHSSPTSCSFTDGNSSPIQQGELILSGCSSDHLVPSSSPQDTQLWLQLHRFSPYCRLFSSFSDQFVSDCGSSVNVVGADLLKMSREDLIQICGPSDGIRLFNTIKGRCIQPRLTIYVCQQQARNQPQTKPGGGEVYHALYLEDLTLGDLSEKIALLYSVTPQQISHIYRQGPTGIHILVSDEMVQNFTEETSFVVNTLKDENNDGYHVVLK, from the exons ATGTTGTTTTGGCACAATCAGCCAGAGCCCTACCACCAGCATTCAACTGCAAGTTATATTCG AGATGCTTTGGCGCCTTTCCTGAAACACGAGGAGGAACGGCACGCAACAGAAAATGGCGCCAAATGGTCTCCTTTCCAATATGTTCTCTGTGCAGCCACCTCGCCCGCTGTAAAACAGCAAGAAGAAACTCTGACTTATCTAAACCAAG GTCAGTCCTACGAAATCCGTATGCTTAACAGAAAACTAGTGGAGTATACAGATATAAGCAGCAAATATGTTAAG GTGACTCCTCAACCCTCTTCTTTCCACTTCGGGGGTTGGGTGGGTGCCATCTTTGAAGACTTG AGCATTGTGCGTGTGGTGTTTCATGACCGGCGCCTGCAGTACTCAGAACATCAGCAGCTGGAGGGTTGGAGATGGAACAGGCCTGGGGACAGGATCCTGGATGTAG atacccccctctctgtgggTGTCGTCGAGCCTCGTGCTCACCCACTGCAGCTCAACACTATAGAGTTCCTCTGGGATCCCGTCAAGAACGCATCCGTCTTCATCCAG GTCAACTGCATTAGCACTGAGTTCACCCCTAGGAAGCATGGTGGGGAGAAGGGAGTTCCCTTCCGTATCCAGATAGACACCTTCACTCAGAACGAACATGGAGAGTACCTGGAACATATGCACTCCTCCAGCTGTCAGGTCAAGGTCTTCAAG ccaaaaggagctgatcgtaaACTGAAGACTGATAGGGAAAAGATTGATAAAAAGTCCCATCAAGACAGGGAGAAATACCAATCCTCTCATGAAACCACCATGCTTACCGAG TGTTCCCCCTGGCCTGATGCCCCAAATCTCGGTAGCACTAACAACACTCCTTCCCCAGTCTACCACAGCTCCCCCACCTCATGTAGCTTTACTGATGG CAACAGCTCTCCAATCCAGCAGGGGGAGCTGATTCTGTCCGGCTGCTCTTCTGAT CACCTTGTGCCATCGTCCTCACCGCAGGACACGCAGCTGTGGCTTCAGCTTCACAGGTTCTCGCCTTACTGTAGGCTCTTCTCCAGCTTCTCAG ACCAGTTTGTAAGTGACTGTGGATCTTCTGTGAATGTTGTAGGCGCTGACCTGTTGAAGATGAGCAGAGAGGACCTGATCCAAATCTGTGGTCCGTCAGATGGCATCCGGCTGTTCAACACCATCAAAGGAAG GTGTATACAGCCCCGCCTCACCATCTATGTGTGTCAACAACAAGCCAGGAATCAACCACAGACAAAGCCCGGGGGGGGAGAGG TGTACCATGCTCTATATCTGGAGGACCTGACATTGGGGGACCTCTCAGAGAAGATAGCTCTCCTTTACAGTGTAACTCCCCAGCAGATCAGCCACATCTACAGACAAGGACCCACAGGGATACACATACTGGTCTCTGATGAG ATGGTGCAGAACTTCACAGAGGAAACAAGCTTTGTTGTCAACACTCTGAAAG ATGAAAATAATGAtggctaccatgttgtgttgaagTGA
- the LOC139539113 gene encoding transcription factor CP2-like protein 1 isoform X3, with amino-acid sequence MLFWHNQPEPYHQHSTASYIRDALAPFLKHEEERHATENGAKWSPFQYVLCAATSPAVKQQEETLTYLNQGQSYEIRMLNRKLVEYTDISSKYVKSIVRVVFHDRRLQYSEHQQLEGWRWNRPGDRILDVDTPLSVGVVEPRAHPLQLNTIEFLWDPVKNASVFIQVNCISTEFTPRKHGGEKGVPFRIQIDTFTQNEHGEYLEHMHSSSCQVKVFKPKGADRKLKTDREKIDKKSHQDREKYQSSHETTMLTECSPWPDAPNLGSTNNTPSPVYHSSPTSCSFTDGNSSPIQQGELILSGCSSDHLVPSSSPQDTQLWLQLHRFSPYCRLFSSFSDQFVSDCGSSVNVVGADLLKMSREDLIQICGPSDGIRLFNTIKGRCIQPRLTIYVCQQQARNQPQTKPGGGEVYHALYLEDLTLGDLSEKIALLYSVTPQQISHIYRQGPTGIHILVSDEMVQNFTEETSFVVNTLKDENNDGYHVVLK; translated from the exons ATGTTGTTTTGGCACAATCAGCCAGAGCCCTACCACCAGCATTCAACTGCAAGTTATATTCG AGATGCTTTGGCGCCTTTCCTGAAACACGAGGAGGAACGGCACGCAACAGAAAATGGCGCCAAATGGTCTCCTTTCCAATATGTTCTCTGTGCAGCCACCTCGCCCGCTGTAAAACAGCAAGAAGAAACTCTGACTTATCTAAACCAAG GTCAGTCCTACGAAATCCGTATGCTTAACAGAAAACTAGTGGAGTATACAGATATAAGCAGCAAATATGTTAAG AGCATTGTGCGTGTGGTGTTTCATGACCGGCGCCTGCAGTACTCAGAACATCAGCAGCTGGAGGGTTGGAGATGGAACAGGCCTGGGGACAGGATCCTGGATGTAG atacccccctctctgtgggTGTCGTCGAGCCTCGTGCTCACCCACTGCAGCTCAACACTATAGAGTTCCTCTGGGATCCCGTCAAGAACGCATCCGTCTTCATCCAG GTCAACTGCATTAGCACTGAGTTCACCCCTAGGAAGCATGGTGGGGAGAAGGGAGTTCCCTTCCGTATCCAGATAGACACCTTCACTCAGAACGAACATGGAGAGTACCTGGAACATATGCACTCCTCCAGCTGTCAGGTCAAGGTCTTCAAG ccaaaaggagctgatcgtaaACTGAAGACTGATAGGGAAAAGATTGATAAAAAGTCCCATCAAGACAGGGAGAAATACCAATCCTCTCATGAAACCACCATGCTTACCGAG TGTTCCCCCTGGCCTGATGCCCCAAATCTCGGTAGCACTAACAACACTCCTTCCCCAGTCTACCACAGCTCCCCCACCTCATGTAGCTTTACTGATGG CAACAGCTCTCCAATCCAGCAGGGGGAGCTGATTCTGTCCGGCTGCTCTTCTGAT CACCTTGTGCCATCGTCCTCACCGCAGGACACGCAGCTGTGGCTTCAGCTTCACAGGTTCTCGCCTTACTGTAGGCTCTTCTCCAGCTTCTCAG ACCAGTTTGTAAGTGACTGTGGATCTTCTGTGAATGTTGTAGGCGCTGACCTGTTGAAGATGAGCAGAGAGGACCTGATCCAAATCTGTGGTCCGTCAGATGGCATCCGGCTGTTCAACACCATCAAAGGAAG GTGTATACAGCCCCGCCTCACCATCTATGTGTGTCAACAACAAGCCAGGAATCAACCACAGACAAAGCCCGGGGGGGGAGAGG TGTACCATGCTCTATATCTGGAGGACCTGACATTGGGGGACCTCTCAGAGAAGATAGCTCTCCTTTACAGTGTAACTCCCCAGCAGATCAGCCACATCTACAGACAAGGACCCACAGGGATACACATACTGGTCTCTGATGAG ATGGTGCAGAACTTCACAGAGGAAACAAGCTTTGTTGTCAACACTCTGAAAG ATGAAAATAATGAtggctaccatgttgtgttgaagTGA
- the LOC139539113 gene encoding transcription factor CP2-like protein 1 isoform X2, giving the protein MLFWHNQPEPYHQHSTASYIRDALAPFLKHEEERHATENGAKWSPFQYVLCAATSPAVKQQEETLTYLNQGQSYEIRMLNRKLVEYTDISSKYVKVTPQPSSFHFGGWVGAIFEDLSIVRVVFHDRRLQYSEHQQLEGWRWNRPGDRILDVDTPLSVGVVEPRAHPLQLNTIEFLWDPVKNASVFIQVNCISTEFTPRKHGGEKGVPFRIQIDTFTQNEHGEYLEHMHSSSCQVKVFKPKGADRKLKTDREKIDKKSHQDREKYQSSHETTMLTECSPWPDAPNLGSTNNTPSPVYHSSPTSCSFTDGNSSPIQQGELILSGCSSDHLVPSSSPQDTQLWLQLHRFSPYCRLFSSFSGADLLKMSREDLIQICGPSDGIRLFNTIKGRCIQPRLTIYVCQQQARNQPQTKPGGGEVYHALYLEDLTLGDLSEKIALLYSVTPQQISHIYRQGPTGIHILVSDEMVQNFTEETSFVVNTLKDENNDGYHVVLK; this is encoded by the exons ATGTTGTTTTGGCACAATCAGCCAGAGCCCTACCACCAGCATTCAACTGCAAGTTATATTCG AGATGCTTTGGCGCCTTTCCTGAAACACGAGGAGGAACGGCACGCAACAGAAAATGGCGCCAAATGGTCTCCTTTCCAATATGTTCTCTGTGCAGCCACCTCGCCCGCTGTAAAACAGCAAGAAGAAACTCTGACTTATCTAAACCAAG GTCAGTCCTACGAAATCCGTATGCTTAACAGAAAACTAGTGGAGTATACAGATATAAGCAGCAAATATGTTAAG GTGACTCCTCAACCCTCTTCTTTCCACTTCGGGGGTTGGGTGGGTGCCATCTTTGAAGACTTG AGCATTGTGCGTGTGGTGTTTCATGACCGGCGCCTGCAGTACTCAGAACATCAGCAGCTGGAGGGTTGGAGATGGAACAGGCCTGGGGACAGGATCCTGGATGTAG atacccccctctctgtgggTGTCGTCGAGCCTCGTGCTCACCCACTGCAGCTCAACACTATAGAGTTCCTCTGGGATCCCGTCAAGAACGCATCCGTCTTCATCCAG GTCAACTGCATTAGCACTGAGTTCACCCCTAGGAAGCATGGTGGGGAGAAGGGAGTTCCCTTCCGTATCCAGATAGACACCTTCACTCAGAACGAACATGGAGAGTACCTGGAACATATGCACTCCTCCAGCTGTCAGGTCAAGGTCTTCAAG ccaaaaggagctgatcgtaaACTGAAGACTGATAGGGAAAAGATTGATAAAAAGTCCCATCAAGACAGGGAGAAATACCAATCCTCTCATGAAACCACCATGCTTACCGAG TGTTCCCCCTGGCCTGATGCCCCAAATCTCGGTAGCACTAACAACACTCCTTCCCCAGTCTACCACAGCTCCCCCACCTCATGTAGCTTTACTGATGG CAACAGCTCTCCAATCCAGCAGGGGGAGCTGATTCTGTCCGGCTGCTCTTCTGAT CACCTTGTGCCATCGTCCTCACCGCAGGACACGCAGCTGTGGCTTCAGCTTCACAGGTTCTCGCCTTACTGTAGGCTCTTCTCCAGCTTCTCAG GCGCTGACCTGTTGAAGATGAGCAGAGAGGACCTGATCCAAATCTGTGGTCCGTCAGATGGCATCCGGCTGTTCAACACCATCAAAGGAAG GTGTATACAGCCCCGCCTCACCATCTATGTGTGTCAACAACAAGCCAGGAATCAACCACAGACAAAGCCCGGGGGGGGAGAGG TGTACCATGCTCTATATCTGGAGGACCTGACATTGGGGGACCTCTCAGAGAAGATAGCTCTCCTTTACAGTGTAACTCCCCAGCAGATCAGCCACATCTACAGACAAGGACCCACAGGGATACACATACTGGTCTCTGATGAG ATGGTGCAGAACTTCACAGAGGAAACAAGCTTTGTTGTCAACACTCTGAAAG ATGAAAATAATGAtggctaccatgttgtgttgaagTGA
- the LOC139539113 gene encoding transcription factor CP2-like protein 1 isoform X4, whose product MLFWHNQPEPYHQHSTASYIRDALAPFLKHEEERHATENGAKWSPFQYVLCAATSPAVKQQEETLTYLNQGQSYEIRMLNRKLVEYTDISSKYVKSIVRVVFHDRRLQYSEHQQLEGWRWNRPGDRILDVDTPLSVGVVEPRAHPLQLNTIEFLWDPVKNASVFIQVNCISTEFTPRKHGGEKGVPFRIQIDTFTQNEHGEYLEHMHSSSCQVKVFKPKGADRKLKTDREKIDKKSHQDREKYQSSHETTMLTECSPWPDAPNLGSTNNTPSPVYHSSPTSCSFTDGNSSPIQQGELILSGCSSDHLVPSSSPQDTQLWLQLHRFSPYCRLFSSFSGADLLKMSREDLIQICGPSDGIRLFNTIKGRCIQPRLTIYVCQQQARNQPQTKPGGGEVYHALYLEDLTLGDLSEKIALLYSVTPQQISHIYRQGPTGIHILVSDEMVQNFTEETSFVVNTLKDENNDGYHVVLK is encoded by the exons ATGTTGTTTTGGCACAATCAGCCAGAGCCCTACCACCAGCATTCAACTGCAAGTTATATTCG AGATGCTTTGGCGCCTTTCCTGAAACACGAGGAGGAACGGCACGCAACAGAAAATGGCGCCAAATGGTCTCCTTTCCAATATGTTCTCTGTGCAGCCACCTCGCCCGCTGTAAAACAGCAAGAAGAAACTCTGACTTATCTAAACCAAG GTCAGTCCTACGAAATCCGTATGCTTAACAGAAAACTAGTGGAGTATACAGATATAAGCAGCAAATATGTTAAG AGCATTGTGCGTGTGGTGTTTCATGACCGGCGCCTGCAGTACTCAGAACATCAGCAGCTGGAGGGTTGGAGATGGAACAGGCCTGGGGACAGGATCCTGGATGTAG atacccccctctctgtgggTGTCGTCGAGCCTCGTGCTCACCCACTGCAGCTCAACACTATAGAGTTCCTCTGGGATCCCGTCAAGAACGCATCCGTCTTCATCCAG GTCAACTGCATTAGCACTGAGTTCACCCCTAGGAAGCATGGTGGGGAGAAGGGAGTTCCCTTCCGTATCCAGATAGACACCTTCACTCAGAACGAACATGGAGAGTACCTGGAACATATGCACTCCTCCAGCTGTCAGGTCAAGGTCTTCAAG ccaaaaggagctgatcgtaaACTGAAGACTGATAGGGAAAAGATTGATAAAAAGTCCCATCAAGACAGGGAGAAATACCAATCCTCTCATGAAACCACCATGCTTACCGAG TGTTCCCCCTGGCCTGATGCCCCAAATCTCGGTAGCACTAACAACACTCCTTCCCCAGTCTACCACAGCTCCCCCACCTCATGTAGCTTTACTGATGG CAACAGCTCTCCAATCCAGCAGGGGGAGCTGATTCTGTCCGGCTGCTCTTCTGAT CACCTTGTGCCATCGTCCTCACCGCAGGACACGCAGCTGTGGCTTCAGCTTCACAGGTTCTCGCCTTACTGTAGGCTCTTCTCCAGCTTCTCAG GCGCTGACCTGTTGAAGATGAGCAGAGAGGACCTGATCCAAATCTGTGGTCCGTCAGATGGCATCCGGCTGTTCAACACCATCAAAGGAAG GTGTATACAGCCCCGCCTCACCATCTATGTGTGTCAACAACAAGCCAGGAATCAACCACAGACAAAGCCCGGGGGGGGAGAGG TGTACCATGCTCTATATCTGGAGGACCTGACATTGGGGGACCTCTCAGAGAAGATAGCTCTCCTTTACAGTGTAACTCCCCAGCAGATCAGCCACATCTACAGACAAGGACCCACAGGGATACACATACTGGTCTCTGATGAG ATGGTGCAGAACTTCACAGAGGAAACAAGCTTTGTTGTCAACACTCTGAAAG ATGAAAATAATGAtggctaccatgttgtgttgaagTGA
- the LOC139539113 gene encoding transcription factor CP2-like protein 1 isoform X5 gives MLCPACPQSIVRVVFHDRRLQYSEHQQLEGWRWNRPGDRILDVDTPLSVGVVEPRAHPLQLNTIEFLWDPVKNASVFIQVNCISTEFTPRKHGGEKGVPFRIQIDTFTQNEHGEYLEHMHSSSCQVKVFKPKGADRKLKTDREKIDKKSHQDREKYQSSHETTMLTECSPWPDAPNLGSTNNTPSPVYHSSPTSCSFTDGNSSPIQQGELILSGCSSDHLVPSSSPQDTQLWLQLHRFSPYCRLFSSFSDQFVSDCGSSVNVVGADLLKMSREDLIQICGPSDGIRLFNTIKGRCIQPRLTIYVCQQQARNQPQTKPGGGEVYHALYLEDLTLGDLSEKIALLYSVTPQQISHIYRQGPTGIHILVSDEMVQNFTEETSFVVNTLKDENNDGYHVVLK, from the exons ATGCTTTGTCCTGCTTGTCCACAGAGCATTGTGCGTGTGGTGTTTCATGACCGGCGCCTGCAGTACTCAGAACATCAGCAGCTGGAGGGTTGGAGATGGAACAGGCCTGGGGACAGGATCCTGGATGTAG atacccccctctctgtgggTGTCGTCGAGCCTCGTGCTCACCCACTGCAGCTCAACACTATAGAGTTCCTCTGGGATCCCGTCAAGAACGCATCCGTCTTCATCCAG GTCAACTGCATTAGCACTGAGTTCACCCCTAGGAAGCATGGTGGGGAGAAGGGAGTTCCCTTCCGTATCCAGATAGACACCTTCACTCAGAACGAACATGGAGAGTACCTGGAACATATGCACTCCTCCAGCTGTCAGGTCAAGGTCTTCAAG ccaaaaggagctgatcgtaaACTGAAGACTGATAGGGAAAAGATTGATAAAAAGTCCCATCAAGACAGGGAGAAATACCAATCCTCTCATGAAACCACCATGCTTACCGAG TGTTCCCCCTGGCCTGATGCCCCAAATCTCGGTAGCACTAACAACACTCCTTCCCCAGTCTACCACAGCTCCCCCACCTCATGTAGCTTTACTGATGG CAACAGCTCTCCAATCCAGCAGGGGGAGCTGATTCTGTCCGGCTGCTCTTCTGAT CACCTTGTGCCATCGTCCTCACCGCAGGACACGCAGCTGTGGCTTCAGCTTCACAGGTTCTCGCCTTACTGTAGGCTCTTCTCCAGCTTCTCAG ACCAGTTTGTAAGTGACTGTGGATCTTCTGTGAATGTTGTAGGCGCTGACCTGTTGAAGATGAGCAGAGAGGACCTGATCCAAATCTGTGGTCCGTCAGATGGCATCCGGCTGTTCAACACCATCAAAGGAAG GTGTATACAGCCCCGCCTCACCATCTATGTGTGTCAACAACAAGCCAGGAATCAACCACAGACAAAGCCCGGGGGGGGAGAGG TGTACCATGCTCTATATCTGGAGGACCTGACATTGGGGGACCTCTCAGAGAAGATAGCTCTCCTTTACAGTGTAACTCCCCAGCAGATCAGCCACATCTACAGACAAGGACCCACAGGGATACACATACTGGTCTCTGATGAG ATGGTGCAGAACTTCACAGAGGAAACAAGCTTTGTTGTCAACACTCTGAAAG ATGAAAATAATGAtggctaccatgttgtgttgaagTGA